A section of the Leptotrichia buccalis C-1013-b genome encodes:
- a CDS encoding DUF2262 domain-containing protein, with product MEIQDFVENTYMGNFKEWDGKIIWKGKETLVRLTIYKECDNVELEKEKMFKILEELYLNQDEWNKKVKDTMVKYFYDMLNDDFFDDGVFPEYPTCYDMLFEILKDDFTKEEAERIWKTKVFPLDKYRNYIFVDNIQITNEGNFYFEVADDYTVVGDNWIWLKGNIDKGFFAASFDDLFEFVTDLELNDEFSSILREKFKIGYADASSFFVSRREGLTKLYYKKNHKLAAIGNYKSGKKEGIWEFYDEDGKLTKKVSYVNDVAEEEVVC from the coding sequence ATGGAAATTCAGGATTTTGTTGAAAATACATATATGGGAAATTTTAAAGAGTGGGACGGAAAAATTATTTGGAAAGGTAAAGAAACATTAGTAAGACTTACGATTTATAAAGAATGTGATAATGTTGAACTTGAAAAAGAAAAAATGTTTAAAATTTTGGAAGAATTGTATCTTAATCAGGATGAATGGAATAAAAAAGTGAAAGATACGATGGTTAAGTATTTTTATGATATGCTGAATGATGATTTTTTTGATGATGGAGTATTTCCAGAGTATCCAACTTGCTATGATATGTTATTTGAAATTTTAAAAGACGATTTTACAAAAGAAGAAGCAGAAAGAATATGGAAAACAAAAGTATTTCCATTGGATAAGTATAGAAATTATATTTTTGTTGATAATATTCAGATAACAAATGAAGGAAATTTTTATTTTGAAGTAGCTGATGATTATACAGTTGTGGGGGATAACTGGATTTGGTTAAAAGGGAATATTGATAAGGGATTTTTTGCTGCAAGTTTTGATGATCTTTTTGAATTTGTCACTGACTTAGAATTAAATGACGAGTTTTCTTCAATTCTTCGTGAAAAATTTAAAATAGGTTATGCAGATGCTAGTAGTTTTTTTGTATCAAGAAGAGAAGGACTGACAAAACTTTATTATAAGAAGAATCACAAATTAGCGGCAATTGGAAATTATAAATCTGGAAAAAAAGAGGGAATTTGGGAATTTTATGATGAGGATGGGAAATTGACTAAGAAGGTTAGTTATGTTAATGATGTTGCTGAGGAAGAAGTTGTTTGTTGA
- the leuD gene encoding 3-isopropylmalate dehydratase small subunit: MKPFTKYEGTIVPIMNDNIDTDQLIPKQYLKSIEKTGFGQYVFDEWRYNEDRTDNMDFNLNKPEYKTGTILITGDNFGCGSSREHAAWALQDYGFHVIVAGGYSGIFYMNWLNNGHLPITLPEADRIELSKLPGDAKVTVDLENNKLIANGKEYIFELEESWKQRLLKGLDSIGLTLQHEDEIRKYEENHK; the protein is encoded by the coding sequence ATGAAACCATTTACAAAATATGAAGGAACAATCGTTCCAATAATGAATGACAACATTGACACGGATCAATTAATTCCAAAACAATATTTAAAAAGTATCGAAAAAACAGGATTTGGACAATATGTGTTTGATGAATGGAGATACAATGAGGACAGAACAGATAATATGGATTTTAACTTAAACAAGCCTGAATACAAGACAGGAACAATTTTGATTACTGGAGATAACTTTGGCTGTGGCTCAAGCAGGGAGCATGCGGCTTGGGCATTGCAGGATTACGGTTTTCACGTGATTGTGGCTGGAGGATATTCAGGGATTTTCTACATGAACTGGCTGAATAACGGGCATTTGCCAATAACTTTGCCAGAAGCGGATAGAATTGAATTATCAAAATTGCCTGGAGATGCCAAAGTGACAGTTGATTTGGAAAACAACAAATTAATTGCAAATGGAAAAGAATATATTTTTGAATTGGAAGAAAGCTGGAAACAGAGGTTGCTTAAGGGGTTGGATTCGATTGGACTGACTTTACAGCATGAGGACGAGATTAGGAAGTATGAGGAGAATCATAAGTAG
- a CDS encoding type II toxin-antitoxin system mRNA interferase toxin, RelE/StbE family yields MLKIRYQVKFKKDYKRAIKRGYNKKLFEEVLFYLVNEKPLPEKYRDHYLTGDYKGFRECHIQPDWLLIYKIEKNILVLTLSRIGTHSDLF; encoded by the coding sequence ATGCTTAAAATCAGGTATCAGGTTAAATTTAAGAAAGATTATAAAAGGGCAATAAAAAGAGGATACAACAAAAAATTATTTGAAGAAGTTCTTTTTTATTTAGTAAATGAAAAGCCTTTGCCTGAAAAATATAGAGACCATTATCTTACTGGCGATTATAAAGGATTTAGAGAATGTCATATTCAGCCTGACTGGCTCTTAATTTATAAAATTGAAAAAAATATTTTGGTTTTGACATTGTCGAGAATAGGGACACATTCTGATTTGTTTTAA
- a CDS encoding DUF2262 domain-containing protein, with product MANKLLKEINVDEILESFRTNPQRNQELKVLWNDKKIEVNLEYRDFEKEINEIREKLENLKILVENAEEWERKIKDAAGEYILEDARYWWEPSADYEDEDMPGLIADLTEIVGKKEAEKMVNDEELSLESFKKLIYVNSITLEENGDFNVSLFDIDELIFSGHIMFVFGNINGKFSNGDFAG from the coding sequence ATGGCGAATAAATTATTGAAAGAAATAAATGTTGATGAAATATTAGAAAGTTTTAGAACAAATCCGCAACGCAATCAAGAATTAAAGGTCTTGTGGAATGATAAGAAGATTGAGGTGAACTTGGAATATCGTGATTTTGAGAAAGAAATCAATGAGATTAGAGAAAAATTGGAAAATTTAAAAATATTAGTTGAAAATGCTGAAGAATGGGAGAGAAAAATAAAAGATGCAGCAGGGGAATACATTCTTGAAGATGCTCGATACTGGTGGGAACCATCGGCAGATTATGAAGATGAAGATATGCCAGGATTAATTGCAGATTTAACTGAAATAGTTGGAAAAAAAGAAGCAGAAAAAATGGTAAATGATGAAGAATTATCGCTAGAATCATTTAAAAAATTAATATACGTCAATTCTATAACATTAGAAGAAAATGGAGATTTCAATGTTTCATTATTTGATATAGACGAATTAATATTTAGTGGACACATAATGTTTGTGTTTGGGAATATAAATGGTAAATTTTCAAATGGAGATTTTGCTGGGTAA
- a CDS encoding type II toxin-antitoxin system RelB/DinJ family antitoxin, giving the protein MATVTARVDENVKKEAETLFKKMGLNMSTAMNLFLKKCILEQGIPFELKVPNKETRKVLDEVEKGVGLSKTFDSIDELMEDLNA; this is encoded by the coding sequence ATGGCTACAGTAACTGCTAGAGTTGATGAAAATGTGAAAAAAGAAGCAGAAACATTATTTAAAAAAATGGGACTTAATATGAGTACAGCAATGAATCTGTTTTTGAAGAAGTGTATTTTGGAGCAGGGGATTCCATTTGAATTGAAAGTTCCTAATAAAGAAACTAGAAAGGTTTTGGATGAAGTTGAAAAAGGTGTTGGATTAAGTAAAACTTTTGATAGCATAGATGAGTTGATGGAGGATTTAAATGCTTAA
- a CDS encoding alpha/beta hydrolase family protein → MKKILLLLLILATFVVSCGNGNKSSNGNTEVQNNEKNSKQIDDSFGVEIYGETLEEAHKNFKTTLIEGQSEFEPDGKLAAPPKNSGVELVKYPTKIGEMEGYITPKNDGKKYPVIMYLNGGFGGTMEIWGKEAPKDNYQRADAFKRDEFVLFVPSARAENNNPGKFEMFYGEIEDLEEARKYVASLPYVDPNRIYLVGHSTGGTKAVLLSEYSKGFRAVFAMGAATELMSLEKYDYAGMNPPFDRTNPREIAVRSSLRYMRSITAPTFHFEGKDDSQPVYRVMQKVADKYQIPFKSYEITGGNHFNIIYPLTTMIAQKILADTGAKTNIQFSDGDLDVISKGIVK, encoded by the coding sequence ATGAAAAAAATATTACTTTTATTGTTAATTTTAGCAACTTTTGTAGTATCTTGCGGGAATGGGAACAAAAGTTCAAATGGAAATACAGAAGTTCAAAATAATGAGAAAAATAGTAAACAAATTGATGACAGTTTTGGAGTTGAAATATATGGTGAAACTTTGGAAGAAGCACATAAAAATTTTAAGACAACTTTGATTGAAGGCCAGTCGGAATTTGAACCAGACGGGAAATTGGCTGCACCGCCTAAAAATAGTGGAGTGGAATTAGTAAAATATCCAACAAAAATTGGGGAAATGGAAGGATATATCACTCCAAAAAATGATGGTAAAAAGTATCCGGTAATAATGTATTTAAATGGTGGATTTGGTGGAACAATGGAAATCTGGGGAAAAGAGGCTCCAAAAGATAATTATCAAAGAGCAGATGCATTTAAAAGAGATGAATTTGTTCTATTTGTCCCAAGTGCACGTGCTGAAAATAACAATCCTGGTAAATTTGAGATGTTTTATGGAGAAATTGAAGACTTAGAAGAAGCTAGGAAGTATGTAGCTTCACTGCCTTATGTTGATCCAAATAGAATTTATCTTGTTGGGCATAGTACAGGTGGGACAAAAGCAGTATTATTAAGTGAATATTCGAAAGGATTTAGAGCAGTTTTTGCAATGGGAGCGGCAACAGAACTTATGTCATTAGAAAAATATGACTACGCTGGAATGAATCCTCCATTTGATAGAACAAACCCTAGAGAAATAGCGGTTCGTTCATCATTAAGATATATGCGTTCAATCACAGCTCCAACATTTCATTTTGAGGGAAAAGATGACAGTCAGCCAGTTTACAGAGTTATGCAAAAAGTTGCAGATAAATATCAGATTCCATTTAAATCATATGAAATAACTGGTGGAAACCATTTTAACATTATTTATCCGTTGACAACAATGATTGCACAGAAAATCTTGGCTGATACAGGGGCAAAAACTAATATTCAGTTTAGCGATGGGGATTTGGATGTGATTTCAAAAGGGATTGTTAAATAG
- a CDS encoding OmpA family protein: protein MKKIILFCIFTIVNISFSTTLVVPCNREEKKCVIRGFKVNGRIITEYQIFDLKEIVNILNKFGESGTVDFVGYTDSTGTKKYNQKLSLIRARNVARLFREFGLKDAISIGKISGKGEEDPVDLNDTDQGKYSNRRVEILFNNLKWKNFE from the coding sequence ATGAAAAAAATTATTTTATTTTGTATATTTACAATTGTGAATATCTCTTTTTCAACAACGTTAGTAGTACCTTGCAATAGAGAGGAGAAAAAGTGTGTTATAAGAGGTTTTAAAGTTAATGGGAGAATAATAACTGAGTATCAGATATTTGATCTTAAAGAAATTGTAAATATTTTAAATAAATTTGGAGAAAGTGGAACTGTAGATTTCGTAGGGTATACTGATTCAACTGGAACAAAGAAATATAATCAAAAATTATCATTGATAAGAGCTAGAAATGTTGCTAGATTGTTTAGAGAATTTGGTTTAAAAGATGCTATTTCAATTGGAAAAATAAGTGGTAAAGGAGAAGAGGATCCAGTTGATTTAAATGATACAGATCAAGGGAAATATAGTAACAGAAGAGTAGAGATTTTATTTAATAATTTAAAATGGAAAAATTTTGAATAA
- the leuB gene encoding 3-isopropylmalate dehydrogenase, protein MNYKIALLKGDGIGPEIVDEAVKVLDKIGEKFGHKFEYTQGYLGGESIDKYGIPYSKETAKICKESDSILLGSVGGPKWDNLDPDKRPEKGLLAIRKDLGVYTNLRPAVLFKQLKSASPLKEEIIGDGLDVMIVRELTGGLYFGHREYSDEKAFDTLPYTRAEIERIAKKAFEIAKLRNKKLTSVDKHNVLDTSKLWRKVVEEISKDYPEVEVSHMYVDNAAMQLIANPRQFDVILTENMFGDILSDEASMLTGSLGMLPSASLGDGKVGLYEPSHGSAPDIAGKNIANPIATILSTVMMLRYSFNLQKEADAIEKAVEEVLEAGFRTADIYTNGMKKVGTDEMGTEIANRI, encoded by the coding sequence ATGAACTACAAAATTGCATTATTAAAAGGGGACGGAATTGGTCCAGAAATCGTTGATGAAGCGGTAAAAGTTTTGGATAAAATTGGAGAAAAATTTGGGCATAAATTTGAGTATACGCAAGGGTATTTGGGAGGAGAATCTATTGATAAATATGGGATTCCTTATTCCAAAGAAACTGCGAAAATTTGTAAAGAGAGTGACTCGATTTTGTTAGGATCAGTTGGAGGGCCTAAATGGGATAATCTTGATCCTGATAAAAGACCTGAAAAAGGACTTCTTGCGATAAGAAAAGACTTGGGAGTTTACACAAATTTAAGACCAGCGGTTTTGTTTAAGCAATTGAAAAGTGCGAGCCCTTTAAAGGAAGAAATAATTGGAGATGGACTTGATGTGATGATTGTAAGGGAGCTTACTGGAGGGCTTTATTTTGGGCATAGGGAATATTCTGATGAAAAGGCGTTTGATACACTTCCTTATACAAGGGCTGAAATTGAAAGAATTGCGAAAAAAGCATTTGAAATTGCAAAACTTAGAAATAAAAAACTTACGAGTGTAGATAAACACAATGTTTTGGATACTTCAAAATTGTGGAGAAAAGTTGTGGAGGAAATTTCAAAAGATTATCCAGAAGTGGAAGTTTCGCACATGTATGTAGATAATGCAGCAATGCAGCTGATTGCCAATCCTAGACAATTTGACGTAATTTTGACTGAAAATATGTTTGGAGATATTTTGTCAGATGAGGCTTCAATGCTTACAGGATCACTTGGAATGCTGCCATCAGCGAGTCTTGGAGATGGAAAAGTTGGACTTTATGAGCCAAGTCACGGTTCAGCACCTGATATAGCTGGAAAAAATATTGCAAATCCAATAGCGACAATACTTTCAACAGTAATGATGTTAAGATATTCATTTAATCTTCAAAAAGAGGCTGATGCGATAGAAAAAGCTGTGGAGGAAGTGCTAGAAGCAGGATTTAGAACGGCTGATATTTATACAAATGGTATGAAGAAGGTTGGAACTGATGAAATGGGAACTGAGATTGCTAATAGAATTTAA
- a CDS encoding Fic family protein, translating into MDITKINYEYFLDLSVRMTHHSNAIEGNTLTLNETATIILDSIIPGSKSVREVFEVLNHKRAIDYMISELENDKKLDIYVIKSINKEILDRLNDNAGNFKRNSNAIIGVNFETSTPSQAPILTKNWIENLNYRLELCKNEDEKLLEILNSHIEFERIHPFSDGNGRTGRLIMMYLCFQEKISPFVIEKEDRALYMSYLREQNVDIIFEKVKELQKFEQKRIEKF; encoded by the coding sequence ATGGATATTACAAAAATAAATTATGAATATTTTTTAGATTTATCAGTAAGAATGACACATCATTCAAATGCCATTGAAGGAAATACATTGACACTAAATGAGACGGCTACAATTATTTTGGATAGTATAATACCAGGTAGCAAGAGTGTTCGTGAAGTTTTTGAAGTTTTGAATCATAAAAGGGCGATTGACTATATGATAAGTGAACTTGAAAATGATAAAAAACTTGATATTTACGTGATAAAGAGTATAAATAAGGAAATTTTGGATAGGTTAAATGATAATGCAGGAAATTTTAAAAGAAATAGTAATGCCATAATTGGTGTAAATTTTGAAACTTCTACACCAAGTCAAGCACCAATTCTTACAAAAAATTGGATTGAAAATCTTAATTATAGGCTTGAATTATGTAAAAATGAAGATGAAAAATTATTGGAGATATTAAATTCTCATATAGAATTTGAACGGATTCATCCCTTTAGTGATGGAAATGGACGAACGGGAAGACTGATTATGATGTATCTGTGTTTTCAGGAAAAAATAAGTCCATTTGTAATTGAAAAAGAAGATAGAGCCTTGTATATGAGTTATTTAAGGGAACAGAATGTGGATATTATTTTTGAAAAAGTAAAGGAATTACAGAAATTTGAACAAAAAAGAATAGAGAAATTTTAA
- a CDS encoding YwqG family protein, whose protein sequence is MEEKEIKILAKDIFNKIEKKYQETAKEMMVADASVNAPKEIKITDSKIEGIPYIPKGRKIPTNSKGQQFMFLAQINCENLKELEDFPQEGILQFWILGEDLLGLDFDDYTNRDGFDVIYYEKIEDYHSEVEFKKMYNPYRENSGNLEIANKPCKMNFSLKSSEKETFDYTLLEKLFEEVLKEKNIDVSEKEKLYQKVEGIFESNSNGENGGTKCNGFPFFTQFEPRDEEQLKEYDTLLFQIDSGGEIMIGDCGVMNFFINREKLKNKDFSDVFYNWDCY, encoded by the coding sequence ATGGAAGAGAAAGAAATAAAGATTTTAGCAAAAGATATTTTTAATAAAATAGAAAAAAAATATCAGGAAACGGCAAAAGAAATGATGGTTGCAGATGCATCAGTCAATGCTCCAAAGGAAATAAAAATAACAGACAGCAAAATTGAAGGAATTCCGTATATTCCAAAAGGAAGAAAAATTCCAACAAATTCAAAAGGACAACAATTTATGTTCCTTGCACAGATAAATTGTGAGAATTTGAAGGAGCTTGAAGATTTCCCGCAGGAAGGGATTTTGCAGTTTTGGATTTTGGGAGAAGATTTGTTAGGATTGGATTTTGACGATTATACAAATCGAGATGGATTTGATGTGATTTATTATGAAAAAATTGAAGATTATCATTCGGAAGTTGAGTTTAAGAAAATGTACAATCCTTATAGAGAAAATTCAGGAAATTTAGAAATAGCAAATAAACCTTGTAAAATGAATTTTTCTTTGAAAAGCAGTGAAAAAGAGACTTTTGATTATACGCTTTTGGAAAAGTTATTTGAAGAAGTGCTAAAAGAAAAAAATATTGATGTAAGTGAAAAAGAAAAATTGTATCAAAAAGTTGAGGGAATATTTGAAAGTAATTCCAATGGAGAAAATGGCGGAACAAAATGTAATGGATTTCCATTTTTTACTCAATTTGAGCCAAGAGATGAAGAACAATTGAAAGAATATGATACTTTGCTATTTCAAATTGACAGTGGCGGAGAAATTATGATTGGAGATTGTGGAGTGATGAATTTCTTTATTAATAGAGAGAAATTAAAAAATAAAGATTTTTCAGATGTTTTTTACAATTGGGATTGTTATTGA
- a CDS encoding ABC transporter ATP-binding protein, giving the protein MEEILHYENVTFKRNGREILKGIDWHINKGQNWALLGLNGSGKSTLLGMIPAYIFPTSGEVRVFGHKFGNYSWKKIKNRVGFVSSTLNNFSSTLNGEKLEDVVISGKFNSIGIYDEVTDEDREKADKIIENFKISYIKNNRFGTLSQGEQRRTLLARAFMNEPDLLILDEPCSGLDVTSREYFLKVLEENSKNGNAIPFIYVTHQIEEIMPSVTHVALLHDGKILAKGLKKDILTGKLLSQMFDLDVKIVWENERPWLIVR; this is encoded by the coding sequence ATGGAAGAAATATTACACTATGAAAATGTAACTTTTAAGCGTAATGGCAGAGAAATATTGAAAGGAATTGACTGGCATATAAATAAAGGCCAGAATTGGGCACTTTTAGGACTTAATGGTTCTGGAAAGTCAACTCTTCTTGGAATGATACCAGCCTATATTTTCCCAACTTCTGGAGAAGTGCGAGTTTTTGGGCATAAATTTGGTAATTATTCTTGGAAAAAAATAAAAAATCGAGTCGGATTTGTAAGTTCGACATTAAATAATTTTTCAAGTACATTAAATGGCGAAAAGCTGGAAGATGTTGTAATTTCTGGAAAGTTTAATTCGATTGGGATTTATGATGAAGTTACAGATGAGGATAGGGAAAAGGCGGATAAGATTATTGAGAATTTTAAGATTTCATATATAAAAAATAATCGTTTTGGGACTTTATCGCAAGGAGAGCAACGACGGACATTGCTTGCAAGAGCGTTTATGAATGAGCCTGATTTGCTTATACTGGACGAGCCTTGTTCAGGGCTTGATGTAACTTCGAGAGAGTATTTTTTGAAAGTGCTTGAGGAAAATTCCAAAAATGGTAACGCAATACCGTTTATTTACGTAACTCATCAGATTGAGGAAATTATGCCGTCAGTAACTCACGTGGCACTTCTTCACGATGGAAAGATTTTGGCAAAAGGGCTTAAAAAGGATATTTTAACAGGTAAATTGCTTTCTCAGATGTTTGATTTGGATGTGAAGATTGTATGGGAAAATGAAAGACCTTGGTTGATTGTGAGATAA
- the leuC gene encoding 3-isopropylmalate dehydratase large subunit, with translation MSEIKNETKKPKTLFDKVWEKHVITGEPGEAQLLYIDLHLIHEVTSPQAFSGLRLAGRKVRRPDLTFGTMDHNTPTIMSQRLDIKDKISKAQLDALAANCKEFGIELVDMFNENNGIVHMVGPEQGLTQPGKTVVCGDSHTATHGAFGAIAFGIGTSEVEHVLATQTIWQKKPKTMGIEITGKLQKGVYAKDIILHIIKTYGIGLGNGYAFEFFGDTIRGLSMEERMTICNMAIEGGGKSGIIAPDETTFNYVKGRRFAPKDEEFEKKVAEWKELYTNSVEAFDKHIKVDVSNLEPQVTWGTNPEMGINVTEKFPEIKDHNDEKAYEYMGLKPGQTPFDIPLKHVFIGSCTNGRLSDLEIVAKIVKGKKVAPNITAVVVPGSQVVKKAAEENGIAQILKDAGFEWREAGCSTCLGMNPDLIPAGEHCASTSNRNFEGRQGKGARTHLVSPAMAAAAAIYGKFVDVRELDEVK, from the coding sequence ATGTCAGAAATTAAAAATGAAACAAAAAAACCTAAAACTTTGTTTGACAAAGTGTGGGAAAAACACGTGATTACGGGAGAACCTGGAGAAGCACAGCTTTTGTATATTGATTTGCATTTGATTCACGAAGTTACTTCGCCGCAGGCGTTTTCGGGATTGAGACTTGCTGGGAGAAAAGTTAGACGACCTGACTTGACTTTTGGAACGATGGATCATAACACTCCTACTATAATGTCGCAAAGATTGGATATTAAAGATAAAATTTCTAAAGCACAGCTTGATGCACTTGCTGCAAATTGTAAAGAATTTGGGATTGAACTTGTGGATATGTTTAATGAGAATAATGGGATTGTACATATGGTAGGGCCTGAGCAGGGACTTACACAGCCTGGAAAAACTGTGGTTTGTGGAGATAGCCATACTGCGACTCATGGGGCATTTGGAGCAATTGCATTTGGAATTGGGACAAGTGAGGTTGAACACGTGCTGGCAACACAAACAATTTGGCAAAAAAAACCTAAGACAATGGGAATTGAAATTACTGGGAAATTGCAAAAGGGTGTATATGCAAAAGATATAATTCTTCATATAATCAAGACTTATGGAATTGGTCTTGGAAATGGATATGCCTTTGAATTTTTCGGAGATACGATAAGAGGGCTTTCGATGGAAGAAAGAATGACAATATGCAATATGGCGATTGAAGGTGGAGGGAAATCAGGAATTATCGCTCCTGATGAAACTACTTTTAACTATGTGAAAGGAAGAAGATTTGCACCAAAAGATGAGGAATTTGAGAAAAAAGTCGCTGAATGGAAGGAATTGTATACGAATTCAGTAGAAGCCTTTGATAAACATATAAAAGTGGATGTTTCAAATCTTGAGCCGCAAGTTACTTGGGGAACAAATCCTGAAATGGGAATCAATGTTACAGAAAAATTTCCAGAAATTAAAGATCACAACGATGAAAAAGCATATGAGTATATGGGCTTAAAACCAGGGCAAACTCCATTTGATATACCTTTAAAGCACGTATTTATCGGTTCTTGTACAAATGGAAGGCTGAGCGATCTGGAAATTGTTGCAAAAATTGTAAAAGGTAAAAAAGTTGCACCAAATATTACAGCAGTTGTAGTTCCTGGCTCACAAGTTGTAAAAAAGGCGGCTGAAGAAAACGGAATAGCACAAATTTTGAAAGATGCAGGCTTTGAATGGAGAGAAGCTGGATGTTCAACTTGTCTTGGAATGAATCCTGACTTGATACCAGCTGGAGAGCATTGTGCCTCAACTTCTAACAGAAACTTTGAAGGACGGCAAGGAAAAGGAGCAAGAACTCATTTAGTGAGTCCTGCAATGGCTGCTGCAGCTGCAATTTATGGAAAATTTGTGGATGTAAGGGAATTGGATGAAGTAAAATAA
- a CDS encoding DUF2262 domain-containing protein: MKNWEIIDGEHTRKVMWINHEIEMRLYCNGEDDIDEDEIDETKVEEMVEKILENKEYWDKKCKNLFADEFVDWFNEEKWVKPEYAEIYYENKDISDVEKKLIEIIGKEDTEKIMKNNFLTKEAFKKLLDNEDMEITIDLTDDDENSFSITMYERLFFVDKIFYAECNFNGEIDEFYMD; the protein is encoded by the coding sequence ATGAAAAATTGGGAAATCATAGATGGAGAGCATACTCGTAAAGTGATGTGGATAAATCATGAAATAGAAATGAGATTGTACTGTAATGGTGAAGATGATATTGATGAAGATGAAATTGATGAAACAAAAGTCGAAGAAATGGTTGAAAAAATTTTAGAAAATAAAGAATATTGGGATAAAAAGTGCAAAAATCTGTTTGCTGATGAATTTGTTGACTGGTTTAATGAAGAAAAATGGGTAAAGCCTGAGTATGCTGAAATTTATTATGAAAATAAAGACATTTCTGATGTTGAAAAAAAATTAATTGAAATAATTGGGAAAGAAGATACAGAAAAAATTATGAAAAATAATTTTCTTACAAAAGAAGCATTTAAAAAGTTACTTGATAATGAAGATATGGAAATAACAATTGATTTAACTGACGATGATGAAAATAGTTTTTCTATTACTATGTACGAAAGATTGTTTTTTGTTGATAAAATATTTTATGCTGAGTGTAATTTTAATGGTGAAATAGACGAGTTTTATATGGATTAA
- a CDS encoding OmpA family protein produces MKKKIENGDVKAMNNLANFYAKNDQTEQAEKYYKIAIQNGSKKAEKNLKILEKFPLMSNPMVMDYLAWDIPMEDAKGELKISIRGFKENGKDLNEFERNRMKGIVRKIWNKLYESADLEFIGYSDNTENKKLSLERAKRLAELFRESGLKDEMRIVKVLGKGSENSSDTNDTVEGRYNNRRVEIIGKNVVKKNFDSSLFNELKNQLEDE; encoded by the coding sequence TTGAAGAAAAAAATTGAAAATGGCGATGTAAAAGCAATGAATAATTTAGCAAATTTTTATGCTAAAAATGACCAAACTGAACAAGCCGAAAAGTATTATAAAATAGCAATCCAAAATGGTTCTAAAAAAGCTGAGAAAAATTTGAAGATTTTGGAAAAATTTCCACTTATGAGTAATCCGATGGTTATGGACTATTTGGCTTGGGATATTCCAATGGAAGATGCCAAAGGTGAATTGAAAATTTCAATTAGAGGATTTAAAGAAAATGGTAAAGATTTAAATGAGTTTGAACGAAATAGAATGAAAGGCATTGTTAGAAAAATTTGGAATAAACTTTATGAAAGTGCAGATTTAGAATTTATCGGATATAGTGATAATACAGAAAATAAAAAATTATCATTGGAAAGAGCTAAAAGACTTGCAGAGTTATTTCGTGAAAGTGGATTGAAAGATGAAATGCGAATTGTAAAAGTTTTGGGAAAAGGCTCTGAAAATTCAAGTGATACTAATGATACAGTAGAAGGAAGATATAATAATAGAAGAGTTGAAATTATTGGAAAAAATGTAGTTAAAAAAAATTTTGATTCAAGTTTGTTTAATGAGCTAAAAAATCAATTGGAAGATGAGTAA